A single region of the Terriglobales bacterium genome encodes:
- the hemL gene encoding glutamate-1-semialdehyde 2,1-aminomutase, producing the protein MPRKLDRSRELQKKAEALMPGGVSSPVRAFLAVGGEPPFLVRGRGARVWDADDNEYLDYLGSWGPLILGHAEPRVVAEVELAARNGTSFGASTPAEAALADLVTEAMPSIEKIRFVNSGTEATMSAIRVARAFTGRKYVIKFEGCYHGHADSLLVKAGSGVATLGIPGSAGVPEFIAQFTLALPFNNVEALQDAFRRLPGEIACVIVEPVVGNMGVVKPAPGYLDALRYITSRHGALLIFDEVMTGFRLAWGGAQGRYGVVPDMTTLGKIIGGGLPVGAYGGPAEMMDLVAPLGPVYQAGTLSGNPLAMAAGLATLRYLQEHRRTFYTGLEDLTRQLVAGVTEAAQQNGIALTHNQAGSMFTWFFTNTEVRDWATAQQADAALYGRFHRGMLDEGVYLPPSQFEAAFLSGAHTDDDVSQTIEAALHVFAEMSREQRAKKS; encoded by the coding sequence ATGCCCCGCAAGCTGGACCGCTCCCGCGAACTGCAGAAGAAGGCCGAGGCGCTGATGCCCGGCGGCGTGAGCTCACCGGTGCGCGCTTTCCTGGCGGTGGGTGGCGAGCCGCCCTTCCTGGTGCGCGGCCGCGGGGCGCGCGTCTGGGACGCCGACGACAACGAGTATCTCGATTACCTGGGCTCCTGGGGGCCGCTGATCCTGGGCCACGCCGAGCCTCGCGTGGTGGCGGAGGTCGAGTTGGCGGCGCGCAACGGCACCAGCTTCGGCGCCTCCACGCCGGCGGAGGCCGCGCTGGCGGACCTGGTCACCGAGGCCATGCCGTCGATCGAGAAGATCCGCTTCGTCAATTCGGGCACCGAAGCGACCATGTCCGCCATCCGCGTGGCCCGCGCCTTCACCGGGCGCAAGTACGTGATCAAATTCGAAGGCTGCTACCACGGACATGCCGATTCGCTGCTGGTGAAGGCGGGCTCGGGAGTGGCCACGCTGGGCATTCCGGGCTCGGCGGGCGTACCGGAGTTCATCGCGCAGTTCACGCTGGCGCTTCCTTTCAACAACGTGGAGGCGCTGCAGGACGCCTTCCGGCGGCTGCCGGGGGAGATCGCCTGCGTCATCGTAGAGCCGGTGGTGGGCAACATGGGCGTAGTGAAGCCCGCGCCTGGATACCTGGACGCGCTGCGCTACATCACCTCGCGCCACGGGGCGCTGCTCATCTTCGATGAAGTGATGACCGGCTTCCGGCTGGCCTGGGGTGGAGCCCAGGGACGCTACGGCGTGGTGCCGGACATGACCACGCTGGGCAAGATCATCGGCGGCGGCCTGCCGGTGGGCGCCTACGGCGGCCCGGCGGAGATGATGGACCTGGTGGCGCCGCTGGGGCCGGTGTACCAGGCGGGAACACTCTCCGGCAATCCGCTGGCCATGGCTGCAGGCCTGGCAACGCTGCGCTATCTGCAGGAGCATCGCCGCACCTTCTACACCGGCCTGGAAGACCTGACGCGGCAACTGGTGGCGGGCGTGACGGAGGCGGCGCAGCAGAACGGCATCGCGCTGACCCACAACCAGGCGGGCTCCATGTTTACCTGGTTTTTCACCAACACCGAGGTACGCGACTGGGCCACCGCCCAGCAAGCGGATGCCGCGCTCTATGGCCGCTTCCATCGCGGCATGCTCGACGAGGGCGTGTATCTTCCGCCGTCGCAGTTCGAAGCCGCATTCCTCAGCGGCGCCCACACCGACGACGACGTCAGCCAGACCATCGAGGCGGCGCTGCACGTGTTCGCAGAGATGAGCCGGGAGCAACGGGCGAAGAAGAGCTAA
- the mfd gene encoding transcription-repair coupling factor, producing the protein MILPFVRQLFADVEKLDALARAIPHLRAGAGRISVSGLTPTAKALYLALLHHRLMRPLVAVVGNNHAAEDLAPVLRAFCELTGAADPQSVLVLPAYDALPYDNLSPHPEIQEQRAATLWKIASGEASIVIVPVAAAAMRLRSAEYYAGLGRVLRRGEALDIQALTEHLNEVGYAPADLVEMPGEYAVRGGILDVYSPEADRPVRVEFFGDEIESIRKFEPASQRSSAPLDQALLLPLTETPVRQEMLAAIHARLSGRRVAGAEVTLERAMAATGVTVFPGWELYAPLSGSEGTLLDLLPASVVMVDEPALMRSELEHWWERVEAAHERSGVGRLAPPEELYLPPEQLVPLVDSQPGGALEHLGIESSGEQLQLSLLSQPAPRFHGSIPSMVEEVKRLTAEGQHVVFAAPNAGEVERIAEVLAEYGLPYRLGSRTGSGSETWLEESGYLAEDLTTTTVVKASIPDGAILPGAALALFGARDLFDESETVIAQPVRRKSKVSAFLSDFRDLAVGDYVVHVEHGIGRYLGLKEIAHGDSAAEFMVLEYAEGAKLYVPLTRLDLVQKYRSAEGAAPPLARLGSAAWTRTKARVRKAMQEMADELLKLYAQRRAAAGHSFPADSEWQREFEDAFEHSETEDQEQAVVDVKRDMQSTQPMDRLLCGDVGYGKTEVAMRAAFKAVGDNKQVVVLAPTTVLVFQHYETFRQRFAAFPIAVEMLSRFRTAKQQKEILARVEAGKVDIVIGTHRLLSGDVHFPNLGLVIVDEEQRFGVRHKERLKQLKKEVDVLTMSATPIPRTLHMSLVGLRDMSVIETPPRDRIAIQTVVAAFDEPLIRTAIEHELERGGQVYFVHNRVDTIYEMAARIQELAPRARVLVGHGQMSENELEKVMLRFMRHDADVLVSTTIIENGLDIPLCNTILIHRADRFGLADLYQLRGRVGRSNRRAYAYLLVPGGDELTPVARRRLAALKEFSDLGAGFKLAALDLELRGAGNLLGAEQSGHVEAVGFELYTQMLETTVRELQGQEAPRAPAETQINLGLPIRISPEYIPDENQRLRMYKRVAGVESESQLADVRAELADRYGPLPPAVGHLLEYAALRLVAAGQGVTMIERRRHEVQLHFSPAANIDPGRLARFVAGERGAQFTPAGILKFPLKSTQAAEVLARLRDLLLHLAAGEAASGKARDTLTTTEKA; encoded by the coding sequence ATGATTCTTCCCTTCGTCCGCCAGCTCTTTGCGGACGTGGAAAAGCTGGACGCCCTGGCGCGCGCCATACCCCACCTCCGGGCCGGCGCGGGGCGGATAAGTGTCTCCGGCCTCACCCCCACCGCTAAAGCCCTCTATCTGGCGCTGCTTCACCACCGGCTGATGCGACCGCTGGTGGCCGTGGTAGGCAACAATCACGCCGCGGAAGACCTGGCTCCGGTGCTGCGCGCCTTCTGCGAGTTGACGGGCGCGGCAGATCCGCAGTCGGTGCTGGTCCTGCCCGCTTATGACGCCCTGCCCTATGACAATCTCTCGCCCCACCCGGAGATCCAGGAGCAGCGCGCGGCTACGCTATGGAAGATCGCCAGCGGCGAGGCATCCATCGTCATTGTGCCGGTGGCCGCCGCCGCCATGCGCCTGCGCTCTGCGGAGTACTACGCCGGGCTGGGTCGCGTGCTGCGCCGCGGCGAAGCGCTGGATATCCAGGCGCTGACCGAGCACCTGAACGAGGTCGGCTACGCCCCCGCCGACCTGGTGGAGATGCCCGGCGAATACGCCGTGCGGGGCGGCATCCTGGACGTCTATTCGCCGGAGGCCGACCGCCCGGTGCGGGTGGAGTTCTTCGGCGATGAGATCGAGTCCATTCGCAAGTTCGAGCCGGCCTCGCAACGGTCCTCTGCCCCGCTCGACCAGGCCCTGCTTCTGCCGCTCACCGAGACCCCGGTCCGGCAGGAGATGCTCGCCGCCATCCACGCCCGGCTCTCCGGCAGGCGGGTGGCCGGAGCCGAGGTCACCCTCGAACGGGCCATGGCCGCTACCGGCGTGACCGTCTTCCCCGGCTGGGAGCTCTATGCCCCGCTTTCCGGCAGCGAAGGTACGCTGCTGGACCTCCTCCCCGCGTCTGTGGTCATGGTCGATGAGCCCGCCCTCATGCGGTCGGAACTCGAGCACTGGTGGGAGAGAGTCGAGGCCGCCCACGAACGCAGCGGGGTGGGCCGGCTGGCGCCCCCGGAAGAGCTGTATCTGCCGCCGGAACAGCTTGTACCGCTTGTTGACAGCCAGCCCGGCGGCGCGCTGGAGCACTTGGGCATCGAGAGCTCGGGAGAACAACTACAATTGTCGTTGTTGTCCCAGCCCGCGCCCCGTTTCCACGGCTCCATCCCCTCGATGGTGGAGGAGGTAAAGCGCCTTACGGCGGAAGGCCAGCACGTGGTCTTCGCCGCTCCCAATGCGGGCGAGGTGGAGCGTATCGCCGAGGTCCTGGCGGAGTATGGTCTCCCCTATCGCCTGGGCTCCCGCACCGGCTCCGGCAGCGAAACCTGGCTGGAGGAGAGCGGCTACCTGGCGGAAGATCTCACTACTACAACAGTAGTTAAAGCTTCGATTCCTGATGGCGCCATCCTGCCCGGCGCGGCCCTGGCCCTGTTCGGGGCCCGCGACCTGTTCGACGAGTCGGAAACCGTCATTGCGCAACCGGTTCGCCGCAAGTCCAAGGTCTCCGCGTTCCTCTCTGACTTCCGCGACCTGGCGGTGGGCGACTACGTGGTCCACGTGGAGCACGGCATCGGGCGCTACCTGGGCCTGAAGGAGATCGCCCATGGCGACTCCGCCGCGGAGTTCATGGTGCTGGAGTACGCCGAGGGCGCCAAGCTCTATGTGCCGCTCACCCGGCTGGACCTGGTGCAGAAGTACCGCTCGGCGGAGGGCGCCGCACCGCCGCTGGCGCGCCTGGGCAGCGCCGCCTGGACGCGCACCAAGGCCCGGGTCAGGAAGGCCATGCAGGAGATGGCCGACGAGCTGCTCAAGCTCTATGCCCAGCGCCGTGCCGCTGCGGGCCACTCCTTCCCGGCCGACAGCGAATGGCAACGCGAGTTCGAGGACGCCTTCGAGCACAGCGAGACGGAAGACCAGGAACAGGCCGTCGTGGACGTCAAGCGCGACATGCAGTCCACCCAGCCCATGGATCGCCTGCTGTGCGGCGACGTGGGCTACGGCAAGACCGAGGTCGCCATGCGCGCCGCCTTTAAGGCCGTGGGCGACAACAAACAGGTGGTGGTGCTGGCGCCCACCACCGTGCTCGTCTTCCAGCACTATGAAACCTTCCGCCAACGCTTCGCTGCCTTTCCCATCGCGGTCGAAATGCTCAGCCGCTTCCGCACCGCCAAGCAGCAGAAGGAGATCCTGGCGCGCGTCGAGGCCGGCAAGGTGGATATCGTCATCGGCACCCACCGGCTGCTCTCCGGCGATGTGCACTTCCCGAATCTCGGCCTGGTGATCGTGGATGAAGAACAGCGCTTCGGCGTCCGCCATAAGGAACGGCTGAAGCAGCTCAAGAAGGAAGTGGATGTCCTGACCATGTCGGCCACACCCATCCCCCGCACCCTGCACATGTCGCTGGTCGGCTTGCGGGACATGAGCGTGATCGAGACTCCGCCGCGCGACCGCATAGCCATCCAGACCGTGGTGGCCGCCTTCGACGAGCCGCTCATTCGCACCGCCATCGAGCATGAGCTGGAGCGCGGCGGCCAGGTCTATTTCGTCCACAACCGTGTGGACACCATTTACGAAATGGCGGCCCGCATCCAGGAGCTGGCCCCGCGAGCCCGGGTGCTGGTGGGACATGGACAGATGTCGGAGAACGAACTGGAAAAGGTCATGCTCCGCTTCATGCGCCACGACGCCGACGTGCTGGTCTCCACCACCATCATCGAAAACGGCCTGGACATCCCCTTGTGCAACACCATCCTCATTCATCGCGCCGATCGTTTCGGCCTGGCCGATCTTTATCAGCTTCGCGGACGCGTGGGCCGTTCCAACCGGCGTGCCTATGCCTACCTGCTGGTGCCCGGCGGGGATGAACTCACCCCGGTTGCCCGGCGCCGCCTTGCCGCTCTCAAGGAGTTCTCCGACCTGGGCGCCGGGTTCAAGCTGGCGGCGCTCGACCTGGAGCTGCGGGGTGCCGGCAACCTGCTGGGCGCGGAGCAGAGCGGCCACGTCGAAGCCGTGGGCTTCGAGCTCTACACCCAGATGCTGGAGACGACGGTGCGCGAACTGCAAGGGCAGGAAGCGCCACGCGCGCCCGCCGAGACCCAGATCAACCTGGGCCTGCCCATCCGCATTTCGCCGGAATACATTCCGGATGAGAACCAGCGTCTGCGCATGTACAAGCGCGTGGCCGGTGTAGAGTCGGAATCCCAGCTTGCCGATGTGCGCGCCGAACTGGCCGACCGCTACGGCCCGCTTCCGCCCGCTGTCGGCCATTTGCTGGAGTACGCCGCATTACGCCTCGTGGCCGCCGGCCAGGGCGTGACCATGATCGAGCGCCGCCGCCACGAAGTGCAGTTGCACTTCTCCCCTGCCGCCAACATCGATCCAGGCCGCCTGGCCCGTTTCGTCGCTGGTGAACGCGGGGCGCAGTTTACGCCGGCCGGCATCCTGAAATTCCCGCTCAAGTCCACACAGGCCGCGGAAGTCTTGGCGCGTCTAAGAGACCTGTTGCTGCACCTCGCCGCCGGTGAAGCTGCTTCCGGAAAGGCGCGAGATACACTCACCACTACGGAGAAAGCATGA